Proteins from a genomic interval of Oncorhynchus mykiss isolate Arlee chromosome 21, USDA_OmykA_1.1, whole genome shotgun sequence:
- the LOC110501025 gene encoding inactive histone-lysine N-methyltransferase 2E isoform X6, whose product MSIVIPVGVDTADTSYLEMAAGSEPESVEASPVVVEKSSYPHQIYSISSHHSHSYIGLPYADHNYGARPPPTPPASPPPSMLIRPGEGLFVPGGLQDEASRGTTLSTSEDGSYGADITRCICGFTHDDGYMICCDKCSVWQHIDCMGIDRQHIPETYLCERCQPRILDRDRAIVLQTRKRENMSDGDTSATESGDEVPLELYTAFQHTPTSITLTTGRLAGNKQADKKRKRSGDKEPVATSARAKKAFREGSRKSSRVKGGSPEMEPGEHPSLWENKMKAWMEAYEDAGSNQYSEDVQILLRVKEAGDGKTLAYNTHTATFKPPVESQVQKNKKILKAVRDLAPDSLIIEYRGKFMLRQQFEANGCFFKRPYPFVLFYSKFDGLEMCVDARSFGNEARFIRRSCTPNSEVRHVLEDGMLHLYIYSLRSISKGTEITIGFDYDYGCCKYKVDCACVRGNPECPVLKYNLEPTENLEASSRRRGRKDKEPMMQRGDHLDLGQNQNMTLDCDGRTKGLGADGKQRKLSPLRLSISNNQDPTELEGVEDQPDNSVSSEVEMESEETIAERKRKMASPAEESHLQGVGASSCLGLSKPETREERKMEAILQAFARMEKREKRREQALEKIGTKSEGGIKEEPPATPEADMQSPGIMTPLLEVKEEPGLNKPTPAKLRGSKQRKSFSRSRTHIGQQRRRARTISTCSDIPPGSPGELLDPLANDGPDVEASRDPEPEALSSHAPDTSPPYSGSPAPDRNRSGQKYPKTKKHLVSEWCVDKQERSLRTPEPAPERPLRISSDPEVLATQLNALPGMGPSPHVYSTPKHYVRFSSPFLANRSPTTPGVPTGRRRSRELPDTPPTSGSCKKRWLKQALEEETTTPPPSSGRPTLVMPSEGPLSPPINGDSDSPLPYNGSCTLPELPTPLKKRRLGLCPLDACMSESSTPYGSPCATPTRADLSETPGTPLLLATPPRVTRMEEPSPEALPSTPTHTLSAPQESESSLDSSPECSRRPSPQEAERPPSLLSSPCVAVRAPSLEVLPPHEAKISAPLSPQPPIAESQDCGGEEGPETGAEGSSEAPPTDPASSSLLSPWMKSPERVGLSGPGGLSFSPINSNLRDLTPSHTLEPILAFRPEAVAVAGVVTVPVPLAAGPFTEAAGSLFYPCPEEGGTLAFSRSLSGDGTGEGGSGQNPPQKKKVSLLEYRKRQREARRSGSKMECGSPVSTTPTLVEMFPLPMETTQEPPPLAPAQAPVAPAAVAPTPPEPNTPQPSEDTEPPVEGESDGGEGQWTSSTSVEQARERGYHRALSLSDHSKDKDGETEGSEAPVRDGSSPSLQRTPTHTPCSPGPSSPSQPGSCPVKEEESDSRPRTPSQATPQQPSKPAVPKTSPLTPTKLHPAAPSLLHSPNPQAQGSPYRSQRAFLFAPPQSQPQAQPGLPLFSQYSPQSAPPPPPPPAPPASAAYFPSQSASTVGSFPGFKPSVTSPFPPGAQPLLQTLPPHTLHYQSSTTPPPPPPPPPQHPGPSPALLHVNLQPPPVQQHQLLLTTAPQSSLPPPPPPPPQGQTHQLQQPSASTLLSLNQGLPLPPPPPPPPASSTGVPMQVQAPHHFQNLGGFPTPLVPPLVPPSTYPPPHQQTGLPPPPPPPQQQTQPAQAVPTATQMPSGTRGATASPSPFHNAGYLGTGWH is encoded by the exons ATGAGCATAGTGATCCCTGTAGGGGTGGACACAGCAGACACCTCATACCTGGAAATGGCTGCAGGCTCAGA aCCAGAATCGGTAGAGGCCAGCCCTGTGGTGGTGGAGAAGTCCAGCTACCCGCACCAGATCTACAGCATTAGCTCTCACCACTCCCACAGTTACATTGGGCTGCCCTACGCC GACCACAACTATGGGGCGCGCCccccgcccactcccccggcctcccctcccccctccatgcTGATCCGTCCAGGCGAGGGGCTGTTTGTGCCGGGGGGCCTGCAGGACGAGGCTTCCAGGGGCACCACACTCAGCACCTCGGAGGACGGCAGCTACGGGGCCGACATCACCCGCTGCATCTGTGGCTTCACCCACGACGACGGCTACATGATCTGCTGCGACAAGTGCAG TGTGTGGCAGCACATAGACTGCATGGGGATCGACAGGCAGCACATTCCTGAGACGTACCTGTGTGAGCGCTGCCAGCCGCGCATCCTGGACAGAGACCGGGCCATCGTGCTGCAGACCCGCAAGAGGGAGAACATGTCCG ACGGGGACACCAGTGCCACAGAGAGTGGGGACGAGGTGCCGCTGGAGTTGTACACGGCCTTCCAGCACACGCCCACCAGCATCACACTCACCACCGGCCGCCTGGCGGGCAACAAGCAGGCCGACAAGAAACGCAAGAGGAGCGGAGACAAGGAGCCCGTCGCCACGTCAGCCCGAGCCAAGAAG GCGTTCCGTGAGGGCTCCAGGAAGTCCTCCAGAGTGAAGGGTGGCTCTCCAGAAATGGAGCCCGGAGAGCACCCGTCTCTGTGGGAGAACAAGATGAAGGCTTGGATGGAGGCCTACGAGGATGCCGGCAGCAACCAGTACAGCGAGGACGTCCAGATCCTGCTCCGCGTCAAGGAGGCCGGCGACGGCAAGACCCTggcctacaacacacacacagccaccttCAAACCGCCCGTGGAG agCCAGGTTCAGAAGAACAAGAAGATCCTGAAGGCAGTGAGGGATTTGGCTCCAGACTCCCTCATCATAGAGTACAGGGGCAAGTTCATGCTGCGACAGCAGTTTGAGGCCAACGGATGCTTCTTCAAGAG GCCATACCCCTTTGTGTTGTTCTACTCAAAGTTTGACGGGCTGGAGATGTGTGTGGACGCCCGCAGCTTTGGCAATGAGGCCCGCTTCATCCGACGCTCCTGCACCCCCAACTCTGAG GTGCGTCATGTATTAGAGGATGGTATGCTCCATTTGTACATTTACTCTTTGAGGTCCATCAGCAAAGGCACTGAGATCACCATAGGCTTCGACTATGACTATGGCTGCTG taAATACAAGGTGGACTGTGCATGTGTGAGGGGGAACCCAGAGTGCCCGGTGCTGAAGTACAACCTGGAGCCCACCGAGAACCTGGAGGCCAGCAGCCGCCGGCGGGGCCGCAAGGACAAGGAGCCCATGATGCAGCGAGGGGACCACCTGGACCTGGGCCAGAACCAGAACATGACCCTGGACTGTGACGGCAGGACCAAGGGTCTGGGGGCCGACGGCAAGCAGAGGAAGCTATCGCCCCTCCGCCTCTCCATCTCCAACAACCAG GATCCTACAGAGTTAGAGGGTGTAGAAGACCAACCTGATAACTCCGTTAGCAGTGAAGTAGAGATGGAGTCAGAGGAGACcattgcagagagaaagaggaagatg GCCAGCCCAGCGGAGGAGTCCCATCTGCAAGGCGTGGGGGCCTCCAGCTGTCTGGGACTGAGTAAACCGGAG aCCCGtgaagagaggaagatggaggccATCCTGCAGGCCTTTGCCCGcatggagaagagggagaagaggcggGAGCAGGCCCTGGAGAAGATTGGCACCAAGTCAGAGGGGGGCATCAAGGAGGAGCCCCCTGCCACCCCCGAGGCCGACATGCAGTCTCCTGGTATCATGACG CCCCTGCTAGAGGTGAAGGAGGAGCCGGGTCTCAACAAGCCCACGCCGGCCAAGCTGCGAGGCAGCAAGCAGAGGAAGAGCTTCTCGCGGAGCCGCACCCACATTGGGCAGCAGCGGCGGCGAGCGCGCACCATCAGCACCTGCTCTGACATACCTCCCGGCTCACCTGGGGAACTCCTGGACCCCCTGGCCAATGACGGCCCAGACGTAGAGGCCTCCAGGGACCCCGAGCCAGAGGCCCTCTCCTCCCATGCCCCCGACACCAGCCCCCCTTACAGTGGCTCCCCGGCCCCTGACAGAAACCGCTCCGGGCAGAAGTACCCCAAAACTAAAAAG cactTAGTGAGTGAGTGGTGCGTCGACAAGCAGGAGCGGTCATTGCGGACCCCAGAGCCGGCCCCGGAGAGGCCCCTGAGGATCAGCAGCGACCCGGAGGTGCTGGCCACCCAGCTCAACGCCCTGCCCGGCATGGGCCCCAGCCCGCACGTCTACAGCACGCCCAAACACTACGTCCGCTTCTCCTCGCCCTTCCTGGCCAACCGCAGCCCCACCACCCCTGGGGTGCCCACCGGACGCCGGCGTTCCCGCGAGCTGCCCGACACGCCGCCCACCTCAGGCTCCTGCAAGAAG CGCTGGCTGAAGCAGGCTCTAGAGGAGGagaccaccacccctccacccagCAGCGGCCGGCCCACCCTGGTCATGCCTAGCGAGGGCCCTCTCAGCCCTCCTATCAACGGGGACTCTGACAGCCCCCTCCCCTACAACGGCAGCTGCACCTTGCCAG AGTTGCCCACTCCTCTGAAGAAGCGACGCCTGGGTCTGTGTCCACTGGACGCCTGCATGTCAGAGAGCTCCACCCCCTACGGCTCTCCCTGCGCAACGCCAACCCGGGCCGACCTATCAGAGACGCCGGGTACACCCCTGCTGCTGGCCACGCCACCCCGCGTCACCCGTATGGAGGAGCCGAGCCCCGAAGCTCTACCAagcactcctacacacacactcagtgccCCGCAGGAA AGCGAGTCTTCCCTGGACAGCTCACCAGAGTGCAGTCGCAGACCCAGCCCCCAAGAGGCTGAGCGGCCACCTTCGCTGCTCTCCTCCCCCTGTGTAGCGGTCAGGGCCCCCAGTCTGGAGGTGTTGCCCCCCCACGAGGCCAAGATCAGTGCCCCCCTGAGCCCCCAGCCCCCCATCGCCGAGTCCCAGGactgtgggggagaggaggggccaGAGACCGGGGCTGAGGGCAGCAGCGAGGCCCCCCCCACAGACCCagcctcttcctccctcctctccccctggatGAAGAGTCCAGAGAGAGTGGGTCTGTCAGGGCCAGGGGGTCTGTCCTTCTCCCCCATCAACTCTAACCTGAGGGACCTTACCCCCTCACACACCCTGGAGCCCATCTTGGCCTTCAGGCCGGAGGCGGTGGCTGTGGCTGGTGTTGTGACTGTACCAGTACCCTTGGCAGCAGGACCCTTCACAGAGGCTGCAGGGTCTCTCTTCTACCCCTGCCCTGAGGAGGGGGGAACGCTGGCCTTTTCTCGCTCACTAAGTGGAGACGGCACCGGAGAGGGAGGGTCAGGACAGAATCCCCCACAGAAGAAAAAG gtgtctTTGCTGGAGTACAGGAAACGTCAGCGCGAGGCGCGGCGCAGCGGCTCCAAAATGGAATGCGGCTCGCCTGTCTCTACAACACCTACCCTGGTGGAGATGTTCCCTCTGCCCATGGAGACCACCCAAGAGCCTCCACCCCTGGCTCCGGCCCAAGCTCCAGTGGCCCCTGCTGCAGTGGCCCCCACCCCGCCTGAGCCAAATACCCCTCAGCCCAGCGAGGACACAGAGCCCCCTGTcgagggggagagtgatgggggagagggacagtggaCCTCGTCCACCTCGGTGGAGCAGGCAAGAGAGCGTGGCTACCACAGAGCCCTGTCGCTTAGTGACCACAGCAAGGacaaag ATGGAGAGACCGAGGGCAGTGAGGCCCCAGTCAGAGATGGTTCATCTCCTAGCCTGCAGAGGACCCCAACCCACACT cCGTGTTCTCCTGGCCCCAGCAGCCCGTCCCAGCCTGGCAGTTGCccagtgaaggaggaggagagtgacagCCGGCCTCGGACCCCCTCCCAGGCCACCCCACAGCAGCCCAGCAAGCCTGCCGTACCCAAGACATCCCCCCTGACCCCCACCAAGCTACACCCTGCTGCCCCCTCACTCCTCCACTCGCCCAACCCCCAGGCTCAGGGCTCCCCTTACCGCAGCCAGAGGGCCTTCCTCTTTGCTCCTCCTCAGTCCCAGCCACAGGCTCAACCAGGGCTGCCCCTCTTCTCCCAGTACAGCCCACAGTCcgctccacctccccctcctccaccagcACCTCCAGCCTCAGCGGCCTACTTCCCCAGCCAGTCAGCCTCCACCGTGGGATCCTTCCCTGGGTTCAAGCCTTCCGTGACGTCCCCATTCCCCCCTGGTGCCCAGCCCCTCCTGCAGACTCTTCCTCCCCACACCCTGCACTACCAGAGCTCTACcactcccccccctcctccccctcccccaccacaaCACCCTGGGCCCAGCCCGGCCCTGCTACACGTTAACCTGCAGCCTCCTCCTGTCCAGCAGCACCAGCTCCTCCTGACCACAGCCccccagtcctccctccctcctcctccgccCCCTCCCCCACAGGGCCAGACCCACCAGCTGCAGCAGCCCAGTGCCAGCACCCTCCTGTCACTCAACCAGGGCTTGCCTCttcctccacccccaccccctcctcctgcctcctccacCGGTGTCCCCATGCAAGTGCAGGCCCCTCACCACTTTCAGAACTTGGGGGGCTTTCCAACCCCGCTGGTGCCCCCGCTGGTGCCCCCCTCCACCTATCCCCCGCCCCACCAGCAGACTGGactgcccccccctcctccccctccccagcaGCAAACTCAGCCGGCCCAGGCCGTGCCCACCGCCACTCAGATGCCCAGCGGAACACGCGGGGCCACTGCGTCCCCCTCCCCCTTTCACAACGCTGGGTACCTGGGCACGGGGTGGCACTGA
- the LOC110501025 gene encoding inactive histone-lysine N-methyltransferase 2E isoform X5 has translation MSIVIPVGVDTADTSYLEMAAGSDRPESVEASPVVVEKSSYPHQIYSISSHHSHSYIGLPYADHNYGARPPPTPPASPPPSMLIRPGEGLFVPGGLQDEASRGTTLSTSEDGSYGADITRCICGFTHDDGYMICCDKCSVWQHIDCMGIDRQHIPETYLCERCQPRILDRDRAIVLQTRKRENMSDGDTSATESGDEVPLELYTAFQHTPTSITLTTGRLAGNKQADKKRKRSGDKEPVATSARAKKAFREGSRKSSRVKGGSPEMEPGEHPSLWENKMKAWMEAYEDAGSNQYSEDVQILLRVKEAGDGKTLAYNTHTATFKPPVESQVQKNKKILKAVRDLAPDSLIIEYRGKFMLRQQFEANGCFFKRPYPFVLFYSKFDGLEMCVDARSFGNEARFIRRSCTPNSEVRHVLEDGMLHLYIYSLRSISKGTEITIGFDYDYGCCKYKVDCACVRGNPECPVLKYNLEPTENLEASSRRRGRKDKEPMMQRGDHLDLGQNQNMTLDCDGRTKGLGADGKQRKLSPLRLSISNNQDPTELEGVEDQPDNSVSSEVEMESEETIAERKRKMASPAEESHLQGVGASSCLGLSKPETREERKMEAILQAFARMEKREKRREQALEKIGTKSEGGIKEEPPATPEADMQSPGIMTPLLEVKEEPGLNKPTPAKLRGSKQRKSFSRSRTHIGQQRRRARTISTCSDIPPGSPGELLDPLANDGPDVEASRDPEPEALSSHAPDTSPPYSGSPAPDRNRSGQKYPKTKKHLVSEWCVDKQERSLRTPEPAPERPLRISSDPEVLATQLNALPGMGPSPHVYSTPKHYVRFSSPFLANRSPTTPGVPTGRRRSRELPDTPPTSGSCKKRWLKQALEEETTTPPPSSGRPTLVMPSEGPLSPPINGDSDSPLPYNGSCTLPELPTPLKKRRLGLCPLDACMSESSTPYGSPCATPTRADLSETPGTPLLLATPPRVTRMEEPSPEALPSTPTHTLSAPQESESSLDSSPECSRRPSPQEAERPPSLLSSPCVAVRAPSLEVLPPHEAKISAPLSPQPPIAESQDCGGEEGPETGAEGSSEAPPTDPASSSLLSPWMKSPERVGLSGPGGLSFSPINSNLRDLTPSHTLEPILAFRPEAVAVAGVVTVPVPLAAGPFTEAAGSLFYPCPEEGGTLAFSRSLSGDGTGEGGSGQNPPQKKKVSLLEYRKRQREARRSGSKMECGSPVSTTPTLVEMFPLPMETTQEPPPLAPAQAPVAPAAVAPTPPEPNTPQPSEDTEPPVEGESDGGEGQWTSSTSVEQARERGYHRALSLSDHSKDKDGETEGSEAPVRDGSSPSLQRTPTHTPCSPGPSSPSQPGSCPVKEEESDSRPRTPSQATPQQPSKPAVPKTSPLTPTKLHPAAPSLLHSPNPQAQGSPYRSQRAFLFAPPQSQPQAQPGLPLFSQYSPQSAPPPPPPPAPPASAAYFPSQSASTVGSFPGFKPSVTSPFPPGAQPLLQTLPPHTLHYQSSTTPPPPPPPPPQHPGPSPALLHVNLQPPPVQQHQLLLTTAPQSSLPPPPPPPPQGQTHQLQQPSASTLLSLNQGLPLPPPPPPPPASSTGVPMQVQAPHHFQNLGGFPTPLVPPLVPPSTYPPPHQQTGLPPPPPPPQQQTQPAQAVPTATQMPSGTRGATASPSPFHNAGYLGTGWH, from the exons ATGAGCATAGTGATCCCTGTAGGGGTGGACACAGCAGACACCTCATACCTGGAAATGGCTGCAGGCTCAGA cagaCCAGAATCGGTAGAGGCCAGCCCTGTGGTGGTGGAGAAGTCCAGCTACCCGCACCAGATCTACAGCATTAGCTCTCACCACTCCCACAGTTACATTGGGCTGCCCTACGCC GACCACAACTATGGGGCGCGCCccccgcccactcccccggcctcccctcccccctccatgcTGATCCGTCCAGGCGAGGGGCTGTTTGTGCCGGGGGGCCTGCAGGACGAGGCTTCCAGGGGCACCACACTCAGCACCTCGGAGGACGGCAGCTACGGGGCCGACATCACCCGCTGCATCTGTGGCTTCACCCACGACGACGGCTACATGATCTGCTGCGACAAGTGCAG TGTGTGGCAGCACATAGACTGCATGGGGATCGACAGGCAGCACATTCCTGAGACGTACCTGTGTGAGCGCTGCCAGCCGCGCATCCTGGACAGAGACCGGGCCATCGTGCTGCAGACCCGCAAGAGGGAGAACATGTCCG ACGGGGACACCAGTGCCACAGAGAGTGGGGACGAGGTGCCGCTGGAGTTGTACACGGCCTTCCAGCACACGCCCACCAGCATCACACTCACCACCGGCCGCCTGGCGGGCAACAAGCAGGCCGACAAGAAACGCAAGAGGAGCGGAGACAAGGAGCCCGTCGCCACGTCAGCCCGAGCCAAGAAG GCGTTCCGTGAGGGCTCCAGGAAGTCCTCCAGAGTGAAGGGTGGCTCTCCAGAAATGGAGCCCGGAGAGCACCCGTCTCTGTGGGAGAACAAGATGAAGGCTTGGATGGAGGCCTACGAGGATGCCGGCAGCAACCAGTACAGCGAGGACGTCCAGATCCTGCTCCGCGTCAAGGAGGCCGGCGACGGCAAGACCCTggcctacaacacacacacagccaccttCAAACCGCCCGTGGAG agCCAGGTTCAGAAGAACAAGAAGATCCTGAAGGCAGTGAGGGATTTGGCTCCAGACTCCCTCATCATAGAGTACAGGGGCAAGTTCATGCTGCGACAGCAGTTTGAGGCCAACGGATGCTTCTTCAAGAG GCCATACCCCTTTGTGTTGTTCTACTCAAAGTTTGACGGGCTGGAGATGTGTGTGGACGCCCGCAGCTTTGGCAATGAGGCCCGCTTCATCCGACGCTCCTGCACCCCCAACTCTGAG GTGCGTCATGTATTAGAGGATGGTATGCTCCATTTGTACATTTACTCTTTGAGGTCCATCAGCAAAGGCACTGAGATCACCATAGGCTTCGACTATGACTATGGCTGCTG taAATACAAGGTGGACTGTGCATGTGTGAGGGGGAACCCAGAGTGCCCGGTGCTGAAGTACAACCTGGAGCCCACCGAGAACCTGGAGGCCAGCAGCCGCCGGCGGGGCCGCAAGGACAAGGAGCCCATGATGCAGCGAGGGGACCACCTGGACCTGGGCCAGAACCAGAACATGACCCTGGACTGTGACGGCAGGACCAAGGGTCTGGGGGCCGACGGCAAGCAGAGGAAGCTATCGCCCCTCCGCCTCTCCATCTCCAACAACCAG GATCCTACAGAGTTAGAGGGTGTAGAAGACCAACCTGATAACTCCGTTAGCAGTGAAGTAGAGATGGAGTCAGAGGAGACcattgcagagagaaagaggaagatg GCCAGCCCAGCGGAGGAGTCCCATCTGCAAGGCGTGGGGGCCTCCAGCTGTCTGGGACTGAGTAAACCGGAG aCCCGtgaagagaggaagatggaggccATCCTGCAGGCCTTTGCCCGcatggagaagagggagaagaggcggGAGCAGGCCCTGGAGAAGATTGGCACCAAGTCAGAGGGGGGCATCAAGGAGGAGCCCCCTGCCACCCCCGAGGCCGACATGCAGTCTCCTGGTATCATGACG CCCCTGCTAGAGGTGAAGGAGGAGCCGGGTCTCAACAAGCCCACGCCGGCCAAGCTGCGAGGCAGCAAGCAGAGGAAGAGCTTCTCGCGGAGCCGCACCCACATTGGGCAGCAGCGGCGGCGAGCGCGCACCATCAGCACCTGCTCTGACATACCTCCCGGCTCACCTGGGGAACTCCTGGACCCCCTGGCCAATGACGGCCCAGACGTAGAGGCCTCCAGGGACCCCGAGCCAGAGGCCCTCTCCTCCCATGCCCCCGACACCAGCCCCCCTTACAGTGGCTCCCCGGCCCCTGACAGAAACCGCTCCGGGCAGAAGTACCCCAAAACTAAAAAG cactTAGTGAGTGAGTGGTGCGTCGACAAGCAGGAGCGGTCATTGCGGACCCCAGAGCCGGCCCCGGAGAGGCCCCTGAGGATCAGCAGCGACCCGGAGGTGCTGGCCACCCAGCTCAACGCCCTGCCCGGCATGGGCCCCAGCCCGCACGTCTACAGCACGCCCAAACACTACGTCCGCTTCTCCTCGCCCTTCCTGGCCAACCGCAGCCCCACCACCCCTGGGGTGCCCACCGGACGCCGGCGTTCCCGCGAGCTGCCCGACACGCCGCCCACCTCAGGCTCCTGCAAGAAG CGCTGGCTGAAGCAGGCTCTAGAGGAGGagaccaccacccctccacccagCAGCGGCCGGCCCACCCTGGTCATGCCTAGCGAGGGCCCTCTCAGCCCTCCTATCAACGGGGACTCTGACAGCCCCCTCCCCTACAACGGCAGCTGCACCTTGCCAG AGTTGCCCACTCCTCTGAAGAAGCGACGCCTGGGTCTGTGTCCACTGGACGCCTGCATGTCAGAGAGCTCCACCCCCTACGGCTCTCCCTGCGCAACGCCAACCCGGGCCGACCTATCAGAGACGCCGGGTACACCCCTGCTGCTGGCCACGCCACCCCGCGTCACCCGTATGGAGGAGCCGAGCCCCGAAGCTCTACCAagcactcctacacacacactcagtgccCCGCAGGAA AGCGAGTCTTCCCTGGACAGCTCACCAGAGTGCAGTCGCAGACCCAGCCCCCAAGAGGCTGAGCGGCCACCTTCGCTGCTCTCCTCCCCCTGTGTAGCGGTCAGGGCCCCCAGTCTGGAGGTGTTGCCCCCCCACGAGGCCAAGATCAGTGCCCCCCTGAGCCCCCAGCCCCCCATCGCCGAGTCCCAGGactgtgggggagaggaggggccaGAGACCGGGGCTGAGGGCAGCAGCGAGGCCCCCCCCACAGACCCagcctcttcctccctcctctccccctggatGAAGAGTCCAGAGAGAGTGGGTCTGTCAGGGCCAGGGGGTCTGTCCTTCTCCCCCATCAACTCTAACCTGAGGGACCTTACCCCCTCACACACCCTGGAGCCCATCTTGGCCTTCAGGCCGGAGGCGGTGGCTGTGGCTGGTGTTGTGACTGTACCAGTACCCTTGGCAGCAGGACCCTTCACAGAGGCTGCAGGGTCTCTCTTCTACCCCTGCCCTGAGGAGGGGGGAACGCTGGCCTTTTCTCGCTCACTAAGTGGAGACGGCACCGGAGAGGGAGGGTCAGGACAGAATCCCCCACAGAAGAAAAAG gtgtctTTGCTGGAGTACAGGAAACGTCAGCGCGAGGCGCGGCGCAGCGGCTCCAAAATGGAATGCGGCTCGCCTGTCTCTACAACACCTACCCTGGTGGAGATGTTCCCTCTGCCCATGGAGACCACCCAAGAGCCTCCACCCCTGGCTCCGGCCCAAGCTCCAGTGGCCCCTGCTGCAGTGGCCCCCACCCCGCCTGAGCCAAATACCCCTCAGCCCAGCGAGGACACAGAGCCCCCTGTcgagggggagagtgatgggggagagggacagtggaCCTCGTCCACCTCGGTGGAGCAGGCAAGAGAGCGTGGCTACCACAGAGCCCTGTCGCTTAGTGACCACAGCAAGGacaaag ATGGAGAGACCGAGGGCAGTGAGGCCCCAGTCAGAGATGGTTCATCTCCTAGCCTGCAGAGGACCCCAACCCACACT cCGTGTTCTCCTGGCCCCAGCAGCCCGTCCCAGCCTGGCAGTTGCccagtgaaggaggaggagagtgacagCCGGCCTCGGACCCCCTCCCAGGCCACCCCACAGCAGCCCAGCAAGCCTGCCGTACCCAAGACATCCCCCCTGACCCCCACCAAGCTACACCCTGCTGCCCCCTCACTCCTCCACTCGCCCAACCCCCAGGCTCAGGGCTCCCCTTACCGCAGCCAGAGGGCCTTCCTCTTTGCTCCTCCTCAGTCCCAGCCACAGGCTCAACCAGGGCTGCCCCTCTTCTCCCAGTACAGCCCACAGTCcgctccacctccccctcctccaccagcACCTCCAGCCTCAGCGGCCTACTTCCCCAGCCAGTCAGCCTCCACCGTGGGATCCTTCCCTGGGTTCAAGCCTTCCGTGACGTCCCCATTCCCCCCTGGTGCCCAGCCCCTCCTGCAGACTCTTCCTCCCCACACCCTGCACTACCAGAGCTCTACcactcccccccctcctccccctcccccaccacaaCACCCTGGGCCCAGCCCGGCCCTGCTACACGTTAACCTGCAGCCTCCTCCTGTCCAGCAGCACCAGCTCCTCCTGACCACAGCCccccagtcctccctccctcctcctccgccCCCTCCCCCACAGGGCCAGACCCACCAGCTGCAGCAGCCCAGTGCCAGCACCCTCCTGTCACTCAACCAGGGCTTGCCTCttcctccacccccaccccctcctcctgcctcctccacCGGTGTCCCCATGCAAGTGCAGGCCCCTCACCACTTTCAGAACTTGGGGGGCTTTCCAACCCCGCTGGTGCCCCCGCTGGTGCCCCCCTCCACCTATCCCCCGCCCCACCAGCAGACTGGactgcccccccctcctccccctccccagcaGCAAACTCAGCCGGCCCAGGCCGTGCCCACCGCCACTCAGATGCCCAGCGGAACACGCGGGGCCACTGCGTCCCCCTCCCCCTTTCACAACGCTGGGTACCTGGGCACGGGGTGGCACTGA